ATTCACAACCAATAGAAGATCGAGCAGTATATCTAAAATTGGCGCTTTCTTTATGAATAGTCGGATTGGttaattcttttcattctataaattgatatcattgaaaatagTATGTTCAAAAGAGTCGAAAAGGCAAAATATATCCTAGGTTTCTTCGAATTTCTCTGAATTGAAACGCCATCTTTCACGAGTTCCCATCGTTCTTTTCGGAACGGTCGAACGTTTGCGTTCGTGTTGAAAAACGTGACCGTGCGACAAGAGTACCGTGTGGCGGTCTAACAAGAGGGAGTGTTATGCATGATATTGCATACTGACGTATAATAAAGGTATTGTGTGACGGAATGCAGTTgtcgaaataaatcatttaacgCTTCCACGGATACAAGATTTTTGCGGTTCGCACGGCTCTGGTGTAACCGGCATTCATCAATCTACGCGATTACAAAGATTGGTTATTGGAAAAATGGCGGCCGAAATGCTAAACAAGAACCGAATGATGGTTTTTAAGAACAAAGGCAAGGACCAAGAAGTAAGTATTTTCCAATCTCTACGATATATGAAGATCATTTGTCTTAACAACAGATATTATAGAGTCATCGTCGCCATGCTTTTCGTGTTTCATGACAGGACATTTAGATTACGTTTAGTGGTCCCGTGTGGTATGAATTCCAGCGCACcacattttcttcgattctaTATCATTTCTACGAATGAGTCAAACTGTCGTACTTTGCGTTTAGATCCAAAACATACTATTTCTGAGCAACGATAAACGGTCAAATATCGTCATACTTGTGTGCTTTTCTAACAAGCTTCAAAACAAACGCAATTtcggaatatttttatacgttatttcgttttaaaatattctaaaatttataatatcatcgAATCGAGGAAAAGTCACCTCGTTATTTATGTGGGAAGATGACGCAATTTGGAGAGTTAGAGGACTTtccaatgaaattatttaatattgtttatgcGTCCAACGATCACGTTTATTGCtgttgataatataatattcgcATTATCTTTGGAAACATTTTATCCTTATAAAagttctcccttttcttttcacgcgggaacaacaattttataaatagctGTATTAATCATGAAATcagatatgtataattttgtttatgatttgtatggatatatttttcaatatcttcgTATGGAAGATGTCTTTCATATGaaggaattatttttatttttatggatattttgttatattcgtGCCAACAGGAAATGCGAAGAAGACGAAATGAAGTAACGATAGAATTACGTAAAAACAAGCGTGAGGAAACtttacaaaagagaagaaatgtgCCTATTGCGGATTCTACTGGTAACTTAGAATTGTCAATTCAGAATATTGAAAGCTTTATTACAATAAGCttcattatatatctttttatatataatttttatgatatttacttgaataaaacaacaaatatCTACGATGTTATTAGATGAAGATGATACTGAGAAGAATTTGtcaaaaatcgatttaaaggAATTAGTGTTGAAAGCGGAAAGTTCAGATGCTGCGGAACAATTACAAGCTGTTCAGTCGGCAAGAAAGTTACTGTCTTCAGATCGCAATCCACCTATTGATCCATTAATTCAAAGTGGTATCTTACCCATTTTAGTTCGTTGTCTTGAACAGCACAATTGGTATAGCAATATAATTCAAATGTGTCATCTTGTTTTgggttattattttatttatacttaagCATTTACTTTCTCCTATAGTCCATCTCTACAGTTCGAAGCAGCATGGGCTCTTACGAATATTGCTAGTGGAACATCCGCTCAAACACAAGCTGTAGTTGCAGCTGGTGCTGTTCCACTTTTCCTACATTTGTTACTTTCGAGTCAGCAAAATGTTTGTGAACAAGCTGTCTGGGCTTTAGGTGAGTATTTGTTCtagaaaatttattgtcaGTTGTCTTTTCAAATGATAAGCAATGAAACATTGTTCTCAGGAAATATTATTGGAGATGGTCCAATACCTAGAGACTATGTTATTAATCTTGGTGTTGTACAGCCACTGTTAAGGTTTATCAAACCAGATAttcctctcccttttttaCGTAATGTCACATGGGTGATTGTCAACTTATGTAGAAATAAAGAGCCTCCTCCACCTATTCAAACGATAAAGGATATATTACCTGCACTTAATATACTCATCCATCATACAGATATTAATGTTAGTAAATCAGCTACAAATAATgaagattaaatataaaggcatatgtaataataagatataattttatttacattataattataattataatttaattaaaattgtataattcgTGCTCTAGGTTCTTATTGACACAGTTTGGGCATTAAGCTATCTTACTGATGGTGGTAATGAACAAATTCAGATGGTAATAGATAGTGGTGTTGTACCACGTCTTATTCCTCTCCTATCGCACAAAGAAGTTAAATTATTGACAGCAGCTTTACGTGCAGTTGGAAACATTGTAACTGGCTCAGATGAACAAACACAAGTTGTTTTGAATTGCGATGCTCTTTCACATTTTCCAAATCTATTAACTCATCCAAAAGAGAAGATTTGTAAAGAAGCTATTTGGTTCCTTTCTAACATTACTGCTGGTAATCAAACACAAGTGCAAGCCGTGATAGATGCTGGATTATTGCCACTTATTATTCGTAACTTGGCGAAGGTATAaacgtttccttttctattttgatttttaactTGACGTGTACAagtatttaaattttgataaaaattttaggGAGAATTCCAAACACAAAAAGAAGCGGCATGGGCAATCAGTAATTTAACAATAAGTGGCAATAGTGATCAAGTTGCACGGCTCATCCAAGAAGGAGTTATTGGACCTTTTTGCGATCTTCTTTCGTGTAAAGATACACAAGTTATACAAGTTGTACTTGATGGTATACATAACATGCTCAAAGTTGCAGGTTCACAGGTCGAATATTTGGCTAATATGATAGAGGAATGTTCAGGTTTGTGTCGTCCTTAGGATATATATCTTATCTGATCGTATAAAACTTATGAAAATATACGTTTTTGCTTCCAGGCTTGGACAAAATCGAACAGCTGCAAAATCACGAAAATATAGACATTTATAAGTTAGCTTATGATATTATCGAGCAATACTTTTCAGGAGAGGTAAGGAACGATAtagttaaatattcttttacaaCCAATGATCGTGTGAACTTTATTCTTCTGTATGTAATTAATCAATTCCGTTTCGATTGCGTAGGCTGACGAGACAAATTTGCCAGCACAGGCCGGAGATGGGACTTTTGAATTTGATCAGACAATGAGTATTCCGAGTGAAGGTTTTAAATTCTGAGAGagcctcctttctttttcatccgaTCGTGCCGTCCCCCGACAAATTCCGAGGTGGAGCAAATCTGCTTTCCCTTTCCTAATCCTATATTTTCTTCTGCTCCACTGACAACGCGTGGTATTATTTATCGTGCCACTATTTGAACCAAGGGTCATACTTCTTGCTGATTCAAAGAGACAAAGCAATGTGCTGACTTTCCTGGCTACAGAGAATTAAAAATGGAAGAATTATAGAGCTGACGAACTGTTACGAAGCAAGCATCGACTGTGTTCTTATGTTCTATCCTTCCAATTCttcttatatgtatgttaCCTTTCTTTATTATGCATAATAAAAGTATTGGCGGAGCGAGTCTTAGCCGGACGCAGCTAGCAATACGATGTGCGAGTAAATTATTCTAGTAAATTGATTAGTTGCTCTCTCAAATGGAGGCGCAGAGAGGAGACCTTTTTATTGCTTAATCATGTTGCTCTTCACTCAAACTCAGGATGAGTCTTGCTTAGCGATGttacatttataaaacaattcgTGTATATTTTAGGcatgttaaatttataatgatattgATTACTAAATAAATGAATCGATTGACTACTCTTTACTAGCATAATTAATCATTGTGGACATTTCTGTAAGGAGTTAGCAACCAATAAAAGTATAGCGTGAATCCGGCATAACTCTAACCCTCAGTCTGGCGTTTCGCCTCAAGTTTGACGTTGTCGAGTTAATAAACTGTACTATTTTATACAACATATCTCGATGAATGCTAATGCGTAGCATAAAAGATTCAGTAGTTAACAAGAATTTATTTTgacattatatatctttatttgattactttataatacatttatgatTCTTCGCTAAATTGAATTGTGGGTGCTTTGAATGGATGTACATCATCTGCATATAAATCCTCTGGTATTggttttttgtttaaatcggGTAAATAAGTTGGGAAATATGGTGGAGTTTTTAACTTTCTAGTGGGTAGAACCGTAtcgtataaataacaaaaagtatTTGTTTCTCCAGGTATGTTGTGACCCATTACCcaaattacattatattttgtatttactcGTAAAATCTGAAAAGCAACATTATATGACATTAATATTGTTTCCTTCAGAAATATCACAAGAAGTAAtgaataatgtatatacatataattgtatatgttTTTGTTTAATCTTACCCTATAGCCTCTAATTGTGCGCCACCGATTACCCATGTGACCAGGTAGTTTAGTACCTGGCATTACACGAGCCATTTTTCCACCACAACCAATATTTCCTGGTCTTCTATGAGTTTTAGTTACACCATGAGAAGCAGGCATTCCTTTGAAACCCCATCTTTTCATGACTCCTTGAAAACCACGGTCTATCCTATTGATATATTGTTCAGTAGTATAACGCACGTTTTAtcattgattaatatataaaaatgagtaATAGTTTACGTTTTTGCACGTATATCAATAATCTCGCCTGGCTTAAAATGAGACGCATATAAAGGTGTACCGGGTTGTAGCGCAGCTTCCGGCGAAACCATAAATCTCATTATTATACGTTTCGGCATGACTCCAGAATCTTCGAATAACTTGcaatattcttttctaaactatgaaaggaaaatattcaaatgttaTTAATTGTATCATTGCCATGAAGTAGAGAGATAAAttcgttttaaattaataccAATTGTGGGTCCGAACTTTCTGCTCCTACCACAAGAGATCCAAGTCTGTTTTTGATTATAGTTCGTTTGGATTTTACTGGGAAAAAATCTTCTGGTGCTATATACTTTATTACTTGATTATCAATGAtctgtaaaatattaattgtttaaacatttttttataccataaataacttatttttattaatgagcAATCACCTGCAATAACGTAGAGTTAACTTTTTTCCCATTTTGTAACCATATTGGATAAACACCTATTTTTTTGGCTATTAAACCTGTTCTTCTAAGTCCCTTCTTCCAATTTGTGATTGGTTCAATTGGTTTTATATTAAGCGGAGAATCATATTTAGATTGTATAAATTCTTTaacaaattcattattttctgtAGTAATATGTTCATTATGCAActatcataaaaaagaaacaaaacaattgTATCAAGTATAAGGcggatatgtgtatattatataagttttaGGCGATGTAAGTTTAAAGAGTAAATAGTATTAATAGAATCTAACTCACAACACGGTTTTGTTTCGGGAGCCAGCTTGGATGACGTTTCTTAGGTAtttgaatttgtttttctcgTACCGGTACTTTTACAATATCCAAACTGTGAATTTAtagaacattttatttaattgtattttaaagaaacattatatatataacctcTTACGtgtgatattaaattaaaaaagatacgatAATATATCACTTACTTGTGTTTTAAAAGTGTACGCGAAACTAGACTATtactgaatatttttataagcgttgacattataatttatccttgaaatctttttctaactatattaaaaatgcaatattctttttttcagctACGCATACGTGATATCGAGTTAaccttaaaaaataattcaacttTGAAATTCACATACGAGTATTCCTtcgcaattattttttttaattaattctattctttattacGATGATTAAATCGGTTgttaaaaatcaaatcaagTGTCGAGTCtcctcatatttttatataaaaataaacgttttTTGCAAGTGTAATTTGTAACACTACACAAGAAATTCGACGATGGAGCCATCTGACGGTACTCGGATTAAGATCGAAGATCTTGCCGCATTTTTCCGTATGATTTTTaaggtaaaaaaaatacttcttATCCAACAATAATAGttgaattttgtaaatatcttAACAGATGGCATTACTAGTATATTATACTCTAACGGATTAGTGAAGCGCGCGCGGACCTTTGCAACATGTCTACTAGTGAAGCTCGTCGTTTTAAAATGTGTTTTCTAAGGCAAAAgtttaatatatcaaatatattcgatcgagTAGGAGCGAGGATGCAGAGATTATTAAACTAGagcaatgaatttttcttcggCATAAAGGTTTGTATCGAAATATGCAAAATTTCTTAACCCCAACGTCTTGCTTATACGATCGCGTCCATTTTGAACAATTGGAACGTTCCCGCtgatgacaaaaaaaagaaaaaaaaaacaaaaaaaaataaaaatacgttaGTCATAGATTCaagtagaaaaatagaaagcgaTTATAAGCGATTTCCCGAATAGATTTTTTAAGATGAAGGAATAGGGCCAATAACATTTTCGATTTGAAAGCCGTCGAAAGATagtacgaaatataaaaagatatagatatacacacacgacatacatgatatatatatatatatatatatatatatatatatatatatatatatatatagagagagagagagagagagagagagagagagagagacagagacaaagcaAAGATAAAGACAAAGCTAAAGCCAAAGctaaagacagagacagagacagagacagagacagagacagagacaaagacagagaaagagaaaaagagatagagaagaaagagaaagacgaagagacgTCGTGGACGGACGGACAGGTGAACGAGAGACGATCGAGGAGCCCTCGAGAAGGGCTGGGGCGTGAGGTAGAGGAGGGTGGAGTGGGAGGGAGgagtgggagggagggaggatgGACGTCGATGCGGGGGAAGgtgtagaagagagaaagagagaaagagcgatagGATACGGGCGTCGGATGGCGTAGGATCTCTTGACGCGTGCATCGATGTCCACTGGCTCCCGAGGGAAATCCACTTCATGATGGGAATCCCATTATTTCCCGAGCGATATAAAAGTAGGTAGTCCAGTCGTCCACGTGCTGTCCAGTCGAGGCTattcctctctccctttctctttccatttttttctcttcgtttcttttttattatttcctattctctctttctccctcttgctctctcgctcactctcactctcttttgctcccatcgtttctctctcgtttcatttctctatct
This window of the Vespula vulgaris chromosome 1, iyVesVulg1.1, whole genome shotgun sequence genome carries:
- the LOC127065479 gene encoding 39S ribosomal protein L3, mitochondrial isoform X2, whose translation is MSTLIKIFSNSLVSRTLLKHNLDIVKVPVREKQIQIPKKRHPSWLPKQNRVLHNEHITTENNEFVKEFIQSKYDSPLNIKPIEPITNWKKGLRRTGLIAKKIGVYPIWLQNGKKVNSTLLQIIDNQVIKYIAPEDFFPVKSKRTIIKNRLGSLVVGAESSDPQLFRKEYCKLFEDSGVMPKRIIMRFMVSPEAALQPGTPLYASHFKPGEIIDIRAKTIDRGFQGVMKRWGFKGMPASHGVTKTHRRPGNIGCGGKMARVMPGTKLPGHMGNRWRTIRGYRILRVNTKYNVIWVMGHNIPGETNTFCYLYDTVLPTRKLKTPPYFPTYLPDLNKKPIPEDLYADDVHPFKAPTIQFSEES
- the LOC127065473 gene encoding importin subunit alpha-3 yields the protein MAAEMLNKNRMMVFKNKGKDQEEMRRRRNEVTIELRKNKREETLQKRRNVPIADSTDEDDTEKNLSKIDLKELVLKAESSDAAEQLQAVQSARKLLSSDRNPPIDPLIQSGILPILVRCLEQHNCPSLQFEAAWALTNIASGTSAQTQAVVAAGAVPLFLHLLLSSQQNVCEQAVWALGNIIGDGPIPRDYVINLGVVQPLLRFIKPDIPLPFLRNVTWVIVNLCRNKEPPPPIQTIKDILPALNILIHHTDINVLIDTVWALSYLTDGGNEQIQMVIDSGVVPRLIPLLSHKEVKLLTAALRAVGNIVTGSDEQTQVVLNCDALSHFPNLLTHPKEKICKEAIWFLSNITAGNQTQVQAVIDAGLLPLIIRNLAKGEFQTQKEAAWAISNLTISGNSDQVARLIQEGVIGPFCDLLSCKDTQVIQVVLDGIHNMLKVAGSQVEYLANMIEECSGLDKIEQLQNHENIDIYKLAYDIIEQYFSGEADETNLPAQAGDGTFEFDQTMSIPSEGFKF
- the LOC127065479 gene encoding 39S ribosomal protein L3, mitochondrial isoform X1, which produces MSTLIKIFSNSLVSRTLLKHNLDIVKVPVREKQIQIPKKRHPSWLPKQNRVLHNEHITTENNEFVKEFIQSKYDSPLNIKPIEPITNWKKGLRRTGLIAKKIGVYPIWLQNGKKVNSTLLQIIDNQVIKYIAPEDFFPVKSKRTIIKNRLGSLVVGAESSDPQLFRKEYCKLFEDSGVMPKRIIMRFMVSPEAALQPGTPLYASHFKPGEIIDIRAKTIDRGFQGVMKRWGFKGMPASHGVTKTHRRPGNIGCGGKMARVMPGTKLPGHMGNRWRTIRGYRVRLNKNIYNYMYIHYSLLLVIFLKETILMSYNVAFQILRVNTKYNVIWVMGHNIPGETNTFCYLYDTVLPTRKLKTPPYFPTYLPDLNKKPIPEDLYADDVHPFKAPTIQFSEES